The Oryza glaberrima chromosome 5, OglaRS2, whole genome shotgun sequence DNA segment TCAATACGATCAATTTGCGGGAGCCCGCGGACCATGCCTCCTTGTGCCAACCTCCGAAGTGCCTGAAAATTCAGATGGCCAAATCGTGCATGCCATCGCCATGCTAGCTCGGAGCCGTTCGCCGCCATACAGATTGGTGTCGCAAGATTCAACTTGAGAACATACAGGTAACTTGAATCACGATTTACCTTAGCTAGCAGCATCCCTTCCGGGTCACACAACGTGAAAACACCATGCCAAATGTGTGCGTCGTAGCCGCGCGCGTCGAGGCGACCAACACTGACGATGTTTTTTCTCAGCTTGGGGATGTAGTACACTGCCTCCAGTGAGCGGTGATCACCATTCTTGCACTGAAACACCATAGTTCCGCGCCCCTGGATGTCAATCACCGAGCCATCGCCGAATTTAACCGTGCCCACAACACCAGTGTCAAGCTCCGTGAACGCCAAGCATGCGCCCGTCATGTGATTCGTGGCCTCGGTGTCCAGGAACCACTCTGAAGTCTTCTCCTCCTCACGCCCATCCTCGCGGTCAAGCACAACCTTCTTCTCCGTGAGATGCACTTCCTgcacacaaggtgttcgaccaaTGGCCGCTTCGCCGGCGAGCGACACCCCCATCACGTGTGCCATGAGCAGAGTTGGTTCTTCCTCAGCCTGGACCAGATTCGCATTCGCCTCTCCCCGACGTTGGCGACGCAGCTTACGGCACTGCTTCGAGTAATGACCGTATTCATCGCAATTGAAACACTTCACCTTAGAGATGTCACGACCGCCATGGCCACTGGTGGCCATCTCCTTTCCCTTCGGTGAATCGCCGGCCTTGCCTCGATGGTTCTGGTTGCTAGAGCCCGCCCGGcccttgttgctgctgctggatCCCTCCTGCTTCCGCTGCTTGACACGGGCCTGCCACTGCTCCTCAGTGAGGTACAATTTGCCGCCGTCACTTGCCTCCTCGTCATCACTGTAAGAGTCGACCGTCGACAGCcgcccgacgagctcctccaggGCCATGGTCTTCACGTCGAGGAGCTGCTTGAGGGAAATCGCCACCGGCTTGTACTTCTTGGGGACAACACGCAGCAGCTTCTTGTTGATGTGTTCGTCTTCCATGACTCTGCCCATGTCGCGAATGTCCGCAACGACGGCAGTGAGCCGCATTGCAAAGTCCTCCGGCGTCTCCCCGTCCTTGAAGCGCATCGCCTCGAACTGACGGCGGAATCCCTGCTCCTTCGCCTCACGCACGCGGTCGACACCGACCCGCATGGTTTTAATGGCATCCCACGTCGCCTTCGCCGAGTCGTGCTTCGCCAAGCCGCGCAACATCTCACGCGGCACAGCTTGGAGAATCGCCGAGAGTGCTGCACGATCCTCGCGGTACTCCGCGTAGCCAGGATCGATGGCCGTCCAGAGCCCCTGCGCCTGCAGGTTTACGCGCATCAACAGTGCCTAGTCCGGATAATTTGTCCTCGACAGGATCGGGAGACGGGCAGTGTGCCCAGCATCTCTCCCCTGAGGCACTAGCGGGAGTGATGCGCCGTCTGCGCCATtccccccgccgctgccgctcgcgctGCCGCGGCCGTTGCCgcttcccccgccgccaccaccaccacggcggccaGGCGGTGTGTATGACATACCAGATCGTCTCAgcaaagctctgataccaaatgtcAGAAAACTCACGCGAACTGGCTCTCAATCTCACAGAACACACACACTGACGCTTGCAGGTGCAGCTACAGTTAACTGAACAATTTTTCAGTAAAATAGAGCAGAACAGAACAACTGACGAACAAAGTTTTCGCTGCGTAATGCTTTTCAACTTTTCCGGttttctcttctatttattCACCTCCTCACAGAGTTTGTTGCATGCATAACAGAATCATGACAATCTCGGATCAACTACTGAccgcgccatcccacgatccgAGCCGGGTCATCGCAGCTAAAGAATGAAGCAAATATGCTAAAACAGAAAATGCTATTCTACCGGCCAGAATTCAGACTCCAACCGAACTCTAcatgcaacaaaacaaaacagaataTAAATGCTCAAGATTACAATCCAACatccgccgccgtgccgccatccaccgccaccacgccgCGGAACGCCGGGTGCAGCACCTGCATATCCGAAAAGAAGTCAAATTAAGAACATCATCAGAACGTGGAGCTAGTTAAATTGTAAAGAAAAAACGTGTaggaaattaattaatgtaCACAACGGTTGTGTTCTTGGGGTTCTGGCGGAAGAGCGGGAGCGCGTCGTCGGCGGGGCCGAGCTTGGTGTCGAGGTAGCGGATGGAGAGTCGGCGGTGCGCGTTCCGGAAGCTGAGGTCCACGGCGAGGTCGTAGACGTGCTGCCTGGAGCTCGGCTGGTCCTCCGTGGcgttggccgccggcggcggcggcggtgaggtggagggcggcgaggacggcggagTCGATCCTGGGGTGGAAGCGATCGGGGCCGGTAGAGAAGCCATAGCAGGTGATTGTGAACTGCGTCCAGAACTGCACGCACATCCACGCGCATTCGATCATGGACTTGCAGCAGTCCCACGGCGACGGCTCGCCATCGTCGtccattttctttgtttgaaaCTATGTCCTTCTCGGTTGATGATTAGATCATACTCTACATTGCCGTCGTGTCCTAGCTAAGCTTTATCGGACGTTTGGCGTGCAGGTGATTGATGGAGATCATAgcaggaaagaaagaaaaacaatgacTGCGTCGATCTCGATCCGGCTTAGATCAATTAATCTTGTTTCTTGACCCGGCCGGACTCTCCGCTCAATATATGCAGTtcgtttattttgtttttttatataaattaggaaggaagcccgcgcagatgcgTGGGCAACTTATTTATTGTTTATAAAAAGAAAGCTAAAGAAAGTTGTTTGTCACCTTATTCACTATAAGAACTATATAGTACTACcttataataataaaagaatGAAATAACTATATCAAAAAACATTTACTTGATATACTAAATGATAATAATGTCTTCTATATTGtaacataaattattttgtcATGGTTATATGTCTATCACCACTAATTATTATGGTACGGAAACCTGAATGCATTTTTGATAGATGGAATTGCATCCATACCAAAAGTAAACCTAATACGTTGTCAATACTATAAAGCGTTCATTTCCACTTCATACCACTGCATTTCTAATCAATGGAATctgtatataatattttaaaatacctTTGATAAACTAATAGGTTAAaatcattaaaatatatatcaatgcaCCTCTAACAGATGAAACCGACCGTAGCCACAAATGCTTTCTTTTCTTATGGCTTAAAATTAACATGGGTCTCATACTGACATAATTGTGTCTCTTAAGATCAACGTAGAGCAAAAGTTTAATGTCAAATTCACTAATTGCCAATGGTGACTTCTCACTGGGCACCTCTATTGCCCAGTGAGAAGATGGATGTGATGCAGatattcttttaaaaagttGAGTCAAATTGTGATATAGAATAGACAAcggtacaaatataatttttccttttgaaaaCAAGCAGGAGTGATCCTTCGACACtactttaaaaaatacaaatataatttttccttttgaaaaTAAGCAGGAGTGATCCTTCGACACTACTTTAAAAAATCTAATAGGGTTGATGGAGCCGTTTGTAAATGAATATAATGCCCGCTATTAATTATTTGAAAAGGATAGAGTAATTGTTAAGAATATTTGAATGAGATTGAAAAAAAGATAGAATATTGTTccacataatattttttaaaattaaaatatatagttaTTATGGGATGTAACGATATACATCTAGGATATATCCTAGTCAAATACCTAGTAAAACAAAGGGGAGCGAAATTAAAGGATCCACATAGGAGTGGACTGAAAGTTAGGAGGGAAGGATTCATAGTTTTTTCGCGGTCAGTAGTCTCCCGGCAAATAATAGTCTCTCTACCatatatagatgtatatatgtacatatttttttcagacgAATAGTACAAATTAGACAGGAGATTAGGAGGAAGGGATTATTTACTTCAGGAGATATAATCTACTAATTGAAAATAATAAGTTTACTGGTTTAAGTGTAAATTGATCGCtccatgttttgttttcttccaaattttttagattttattgaTCCTAAATTATCAGTTTAACTACAAATTAAATTGAGACATTAAACTGCATTAAATTGCTTGCAATTCCTAGGAAgtagagagaagggagagaggaaatATATGTCCTGCACGTAGCCCATGTACGTATACAGGTATGTACGTATGGGTTCGTTACGTacaggggggagagagagaggtggaggtggaagaaTTTGTTTCGGTTAATCTAACGGCTGAATGTAATGGGCCCACCAACTTTAATAAAAAGTAAGGGTTAATCTAACGGCTCAATATAACggtttttttctcagaatttcttGGATTTCTCTATTTCtatagagcgccacgtggcagccTGAGAACGTTTAtatgaagtttaatggacttttagtatataatagatagatatggtATGAACGCTCACATATGGAGTACATGACATGATCGTACACACATACTTTTTCCTTGTGATTATCTTCAAAagatatatcttgagattgatgaaaTCATTACAAAGATCAACATAAACTACATACGTATCTCTATCGATGGATACGTCGTCTATCACGGAAAAATAATAAGGCCCTTTTTAGATTTCactcaaaaattttacaccctgccacatcgaacatttgaacacctttatgaagcattaaatataggctgtcgacgtttgatgtcacgattccggtatttgcatagtatggggatcgttggtactaggatatatgcgaggttgaggtaaaagagatggagacagggatttttatacaggttcgggcccctgaattgtcaggtaataaccctactcctgttggtcaaagccggtcgttgctcttattcaccataatcacaccagtacaatatttggggtagcctatctaattgTTGTCGACTTTAGCGGGCTGAAGTATCAtcacgtagtcgacaacagggtagtcttcctcctcgaatccgtatCCAGCGAGATCAGAGACCGCTAGATCCCTACAGCCGGCCTCcgtaggtaccggatagggtcgtcCAGGCATATCTTtaatgtcgatatccggcggcttgtcttggcgtatgtaggcttgtattggctgtggctttgtggcgtctatgttgtccgtctcccctctcctcctagggggccttgtatttatacccataggtgtccccttgtccaactagaactagggaaaccaatatggatataatTCGAGTAGtctttgtcgtttccatgtagaactctagttgtctttccttatccggaactactcctatatccgaaggttgttccgtataagacatggtatgtggtgggtcttgCCGAGATtcagtcaactactattaggtatgtggtatccatagcCCTGACATAGGCTAAGAAcaattaattgcacagattacgactaatttgcgaaacgaatcttttaaacttaattgctctatgatttaataatatggtgctacaatatatatttgctaatgacggattaattagagttaataaattcgtctcgtactTTAttaacggattctgtaattatttttttattagtgcccgaacaccccgacaccctatataatatttgatgtgacaagaGAAAACTTTACTCTCCGATCTAATCACCATCTAAGTCGTAAATGCGTCTACCGTActggttaggttttttttttttaacaacctGTCCACTCAGGTTCAATTCCGAGCGGTTGTTTATTTGACGGCTCTGATCGACTCCAGTCTCCGGTCCAGGTCAACGCTTCGTTTTCTTGAAGGAATCTCAGCAGTCTGGATCTAACAATtgcggcttgtttggtaacttgAGAGAAGGGGATTGGAAGTTTACACGAGaaaattgatgatgagattaagataagaatttgatttttaatcctaatatcttgtttggtagaggtgatagAAATTGATAgaggagtttagttggagattagatcattaataaaagggtttgttggaaccatgccaccctaattttacaaaatttgatatatgctacccgtatctcaatgacatatagaacccacatgagtcaatgacatgtgggtcagggtggcataacacattttttgcaaaatttgtgtggcatggttcaaattttccctTAATAAAAATGGttgctgagatttgcttagacaaagtagaggaggaattccctcccaattacctgtccctacccaggtattgaaaatgagggagttccctcctcaattcctcatccccatcccaccaaaatttccATGTCTCTTAACCAAACAAAATACTTAATAGTCttatccctctaaactcccaatctctCTTAAAAACTCCGTCCAACCAAATAGGCCGTTGTTAAATTTCTTGACAGAATGGAAACACACTTGTTTTCTTGACTCACCTTCTTGTCGATGTCATTTCTAAATTAAGGCTTCATGCACAATGTACTCACAGGtaacgccgttaattttttagcacatgtttgaccgttcgtcttattaaaaagaatttgtgaaatatgtaaaactatatgtatacatgaaagtatatttaacaataaatcaaatgatataaaaagaataaataattgcttaaattttttaataagatgaatggtcaaaaacttagtaaaaaattttctttgctACTAATAGCTTCTCCAGCTTAGCTCGAGCTCGATTCAATCTCGCTTGCTAGCTAGAGCCTAGAGGCTGAGCTAGCGCCGACATGCCGGAGGCCGCCCTGCCTAAACCTAACGACGCCGGCATGCCGGAAGAAGGTACGACGGAGGCCGCCGCACCGCCTAAACCCGGCGAGGCTCCCACGCAAGAAGGTATATATAGTACGACGGATCAGGCCGCcggacctcgtcgtcgtcttcgccaTCGCCCTCGTAAGTCATGGGCGAACAAGATCGCCGTGTTCACCTGCAAGACGGTGCTCAACTTCATCGCCTCCCTCAtatgcctcttcctcctctggtCCATTTACTACCGCCCCTACAAGGTCCGCCCCcacatcgacgccgccgccctcgccgtcttCGACCTCGCATCACCGGCAGCCGGCaacgccaccgccactgccaccgcgCTGCGCTACGACCTGGCGCTGAACATGTCCTTCTTCAACGACCACCGCGTCTACAGCATCCGGTTCGGCCACCTCACCGTGGGCCTCTACTACGGCGGCGACAAGCTCGGCCCCTCCGACGACACGCTGCCCAGCTTCAAGCTGCGGACGCGGCGCCACCGCACGGTGTACCCGGTGCTGCGGGGGCGGGCGAGCAACGtcagcgccgccgtggcggaggCGTTCGCGAGGGAGCGCGCCGCGGGGGCGTTCAACCTCGACGTGAGGGTGAAGACGACGCTGACGTACAGGTTCTGGCCCACCAAGACCACCTACTACTACGAGTACGACTGCTGGCTGCAGTTCGCACCGCCGCCGGGCAACGGCACGCCGGCGGTCACCGGCGGCGTCAAGTGCAGCAAGCACAAGTGATGCATAGGCTATATATGCACGGCATTAATTTAGTTCTTCGCATGAACTTTGTTAACTTGCTTGGCTTTTTGTTTCTGATCGACTTAATGATATGTCCTAGAGATAATATCACCacataatatgttttttttaaaattctcaCAGCTAGCTTTATTCGTTCAAAAAGAATAGTTACAAGAAGTTGCCGAATGAAGGCAGGGGGATCACCcagggttggaaattttggaccgaaatttcggtcatttcggcgACCCCCCGATACGATATTAATTTGGccgaaatttttgaatttttgaattttttcattaatttgggtaatatttgtttaaattcaattaaattttgtttaaaatttcgGACCAAAATTTCTAGATTTCCGTGACCCCCCCGATCAAAAACCCTAAACGGATAGAGTAAACCCTGGGATCACCACAGAATATGTTTATGTTTAGGGTTTTACTTCTGTGAAATAAATCCGTCAGTCCATCATAAGGTGGTACGAtgggaataagcgaaacaatgaaAAGATAAGCGAAACCGCACGAATCCATctccttcctcgcgccgccggcctGCCGCATTCTCATCTCTTCgctctttttttctcccttcgcATATGTGCCCCCACAGCGGTGGAACCACCGGCGCACAGTCTCCTTCACCGGTGGCGGCGCATGCATCATCGAGTAGCCATCCCGCACCCACGCCCCCGCCGCTACCGATTTCTTTTTCTCCATCCCCGCAACCAGTCCACATCTATCTGCCCAGGAGCGACAGTGCCATCGCTACCGAGGTGCCTGGTACAACCTATCCACAGCCACCAACGCGGCAacgccgcccctcgccggagGGAGGCGGAGAAGTCGGGTGCTAGGGAACACGATAGAGCTGAGTGCTCGACGAGACGGAGGCGGCAGCTCCGGATGAGTGcgaaggtggaggtggtggcggcggcgacaccgatGCCAGGTGTGCGGCAAGGCGGATGCGACGGCGTAGATGGCATATTGGCGAGGCTGTCGGCGAGAGCACGGCCATCCGAGATAAGAAAAGGCAGACACggtgagaggaggaagaagataggaAATTTACATAATTACCTTTTTCAGTTAGTACCTCCTTTAATGGTTAATGAACACGTGGGAAGTACTACCATGTACCATTTTTCCCCAGCCGTTGGATGGAATGAAATGGATGGCCTGGATTGCATGTACCGGCAGGTACCAGGAAACATGATGAACGGTAAAAAATCTCTTAATACGTATACAAGTGTTAACAAATACATAATcttattaaagtattttttaaaactaatctatacatatagtcaccatatttcaaagacaaatattttagagGTGGGGTGTTTGTGGGGAGCTGCCTTGGATATGAGGAATTcctcaaatctaaaaaaaaatagaacaaagGCAAAGTCCGTGACGAAGATCTTTCTTTTCTATCAATAGATAGAAATGAGTGTTCGTTATAGGGGATAGGATCCATCTgctctctctctattttcttTGATGCAATTTAGAGAGAAAGAGCAGTGcgaactagaaaaaaaaagataatcgggagatgattaaaaaatagatacatAGACATCTAAAGTAAAGGGATGTATATATTATTCCTATATATATCATCTATCTATGAAAAAAGTAAACAGAGTTCGTTTTTGGGTTCCCCGAAGCCTCGAATGGATTGGATCATTTCTGCTTCTGCCAACAAAATGAAGGCCTCGCCCCTTCCGAATGCTTCTCCGATCCTGAAGTTCTCGCGAAGAGAATAAGATGcagctccccctccctctctttttccgcTTTGCTAATCTTCCCCTCTAACGCGGGCTAGGCCAGGCTTAGGCGGGCGcgggaggaagaaagaaagtcGAAGAGCGTCTTCTCCTTTGTCCTTTTTTCAGTGAAACACAGGAAAGCACCCTCTTTTTGTAATCCCTGCAGCTTCCCAGAGGCTTTTTTTTGTATTTAACGCATGGCGTAGCTGGGACCCCTCCAATCATGTTTGAGCCTATGTTCACCCGGGGCCCAAAAAGGAGAATTCC contains these protein-coding regions:
- the LOC127773423 gene encoding uncharacterized protein LOC127773423, encoding MPEAALPKPNDAGMPEEGTTEAAAPPKPGEAPTQEGIYSTTDQAAGPRRRLRHRPRKSWANKIAVFTCKTVLNFIASLICLFLLWSIYYRPYKVRPHIDAAALAVFDLASPAAGNATATATALRYDLALNMSFFNDHRVYSIRFGHLTVGLYYGGDKLGPSDDTLPSFKLRTRRHRTVYPVLRGRASNVSAAVAEAFARERAAGAFNLDVRVKTTLTYRFWPTKTTYYYEYDCWLQFAPPPGNGTPAVTGGVKCSKHK